In the Geobacter sp. FeAm09 genome, one interval contains:
- a CDS encoding uracil-xanthine permease family protein, with product MSHSPEPVWRQALAGAQILFVAFGALVLVPILTGMSPSMALLGSGIGTLLFQACTKRTVPIYLGSSFAFIAPIIYSIQTWGFPATLCGLFAAGWLYLALSAVIYLKGVGFIHRIMPPVVVGPIIMIIGLGLAGVAVNMAMGKTGDGKAVLMDYSTALLIAGASLATTALVATKAKGIFRLLPILSGVAVGYGISVSLGLVDFSKIAAAPWIALPHLVAPQWNWSAVLFMIPVALAPAIEHVGDIVAIGAVTGHDYTERPGLHRTMLGDGLAVCCAALIGGPPVTTYAEVTGAVMITRNYNPVIMTWAACFAILMAFFGKFNAILQSIPAPVMGGIMMLLFGSIASVGLNTLIHARVNMHHPRNLIIVSLVLVFGIGGLTIQLGGFNLHGVSLCGIAAILLNLILPRDKEHDPEQQHAS from the coding sequence ATGTCCCATTCCCCAGAACCGGTCTGGCGCCAGGCGCTGGCCGGCGCTCAAATCCTCTTCGTCGCCTTCGGCGCCCTGGTGCTGGTGCCGATACTTACCGGCATGAGCCCCAGCATGGCCCTCTTGGGCTCCGGCATCGGCACGCTGCTCTTCCAGGCCTGCACCAAGCGCACGGTTCCCATCTATCTCGGCTCGTCCTTCGCCTTCATCGCCCCGATCATCTACAGCATCCAGACCTGGGGCTTCCCGGCGACGCTCTGCGGGCTCTTTGCCGCCGGTTGGCTGTACCTGGCCCTGAGTGCGGTCATCTACCTCAAGGGGGTCGGCTTCATCCACAGGATCATGCCGCCGGTGGTGGTGGGGCCGATCATCATGATCATCGGCCTGGGATTGGCCGGCGTGGCGGTGAACATGGCCATGGGCAAGACCGGCGACGGCAAGGCGGTGCTGATGGATTACTCCACCGCCCTCCTGATCGCAGGCGCCTCCCTGGCCACCACGGCGCTGGTGGCGACCAAGGCCAAGGGCATCTTCCGGCTCCTGCCGATCCTCTCCGGCGTGGCGGTGGGGTATGGCATTTCCGTCTCCCTGGGGCTGGTGGATTTCAGCAAGATCGCCGCGGCCCCCTGGATCGCCCTTCCCCATCTGGTGGCCCCCCAATGGAACTGGTCCGCGGTGCTGTTCATGATTCCGGTCGCCCTGGCTCCGGCCATCGAGCACGTGGGGGATATCGTCGCCATCGGGGCCGTCACGGGGCACGACTACACGGAACGCCCCGGCCTGCACCGCACCATGCTGGGGGACGGCCTGGCGGTCTGCTGCGCCGCACTCATCGGCGGGCCGCCGGTGACCACCTACGCCGAGGTGACCGGGGCGGTGATGATCACCCGCAACTATAACCCGGTCATCATGACCTGGGCGGCCTGCTTCGCCATCCTGATGGCCTTTTTCGGCAAGTTCAACGCCATCCTGCAATCCATTCCCGCCCCGGTCATGGGGGGCATCATGATGCTGTTGTTCGGGAGCATCGCCTCCGTGGGCCTCAATACGCTGATCCACGCCCGGGTCAACATGCACCACCCGCGCAACCTCATCATTGTCTCGCTGGTGCTGGTGTTCGGCATCGGCGGCCTGACGATCCAACTGGGCGGTTTCAATCTGCACGGGGTCAGCCTGTGCGGCATCGCCGCGATCCTGCTGAATCTCATCCTGCCCCGCGACAAGGAACACGATCCTGAACAGCAGCACGCTTCCTGA
- a CDS encoding molybdopterin-dependent oxidoreductase: MKKEWKVQNEDGSYTVRTCGWSPPGDHPVGCGMFLHVKNGRLEKVEGDPEHPITNGRLCVRCLTLPEYVHHPSRITSPMKREFKDRGKDKWTKISWEEAWDIIVPKVKQLKADHGAESIIVFGGTGREACLYYYPLGFASLGTPNVCYPLSGWSCYGPRCAITDYILGAGYPEIDNAGYYPDRYDNPAYTLPKYIMAWGKNPLMSNPDGFFGHSYIDMMKRGTELICIDPRITWLGSRAKYVCQLRPGTDTALALGFLNVIINEDLYDHDFVDNWTYGFDELKERVQEYPPEKVAEITWVPKEKIIEVARQFATSKPSTIQWGLAVDENPNGVQLGHCILTLAAITGNLDVPGGITLGPPAALLGKWRVETRRNLSDELWDKRIGAKEWPALSTALATTHPDETLDTLETDKPYKLRMGWFNSSNFITPTCSVAPQRWHKALQKLEFCVVQDCFMTPTAMAFGDIFLPLPTFAEHDGVVITHFGRNSVFLGAINEALRVGDTKSDIEVCIELGKKLHPDMWPFDDVPDFFTKQIQPELGISFDDLRELGVYQPAYTYRKFETGGLRSDGEPGFNTVTGMVELTSTLFEAWGDDALPYFKEPPYSPISTPELFSQYPLVLTTGARKFTSFHSEHRHVATLREIDPGPIVEMHPDTAKNLGIIEGDSVMLENPFGKCKMKAKVTPTIHPKVVHATHGWWFPEKEAEEPSLYGVWEANINTLVPHKHIGKLGFGAPLKQMICKAYRVDSDYTFSL; this comes from the coding sequence ATGAAAAAAGAATGGAAAGTACAAAATGAAGATGGATCCTATACCGTCAGGACTTGCGGCTGGTCGCCGCCGGGTGACCATCCGGTTGGGTGCGGTATGTTTCTGCACGTCAAGAACGGCAGGCTGGAAAAGGTAGAGGGCGACCCCGAACATCCGATCACCAACGGCAGGCTCTGTGTCCGTTGTCTGACCTTGCCGGAGTACGTGCATCATCCTTCTCGTATTACCTCCCCTATGAAAAGGGAATTCAAGGATCGCGGTAAGGACAAGTGGACCAAGATCTCCTGGGAAGAGGCATGGGATATCATCGTTCCCAAGGTCAAGCAGCTGAAAGCCGACCATGGGGCGGAATCCATCATCGTCTTCGGTGGTACCGGCCGCGAAGCGTGCTTGTACTATTACCCGCTCGGTTTTGCTTCACTCGGAACTCCCAACGTATGCTATCCCCTCAGCGGCTGGTCCTGCTACGGCCCCCGTTGCGCCATCACCGACTACATCCTCGGCGCCGGCTACCCTGAGATCGATAACGCCGGTTACTATCCGGACCGTTATGACAACCCCGCATATACGTTGCCTAAATATATCATGGCATGGGGCAAGAACCCCCTCATGTCGAACCCGGACGGCTTCTTCGGCCACTCCTACATCGACATGATGAAACGCGGCACCGAGCTGATCTGCATCGACCCGCGCATCACCTGGCTCGGTTCCCGGGCCAAATATGTCTGCCAGCTCCGTCCCGGTACGGATACCGCCCTTGCCCTGGGCTTCCTCAACGTCATCATCAACGAAGACCTGTATGACCATGACTTCGTCGATAACTGGACCTACGGCTTCGACGAGTTGAAAGAGCGTGTTCAGGAATATCCGCCCGAGAAAGTCGCGGAAATCACCTGGGTGCCGAAAGAAAAGATCATCGAAGTCGCCCGTCAGTTCGCGACCAGCAAGCCCTCCACCATCCAGTGGGGTCTGGCCGTGGACGAAAACCCGAACGGCGTCCAGCTGGGCCACTGCATCCTGACCCTGGCCGCCATCACGGGCAACCTGGACGTTCCGGGCGGCATCACCCTCGGACCCCCGGCCGCCCTGCTCGGCAAGTGGCGCGTGGAAACCCGCCGCAACCTGTCCGACGAGCTCTGGGACAAGCGTATCGGCGCCAAGGAATGGCCGGCACTCAGCACGGCTCTGGCCACCACCCATCCGGACGAAACCCTGGATACCCTGGAAACGGACAAACCGTACAAACTGCGCATGGGCTGGTTCAACAGCAGTAACTTCATCACCCCGACCTGTTCCGTTGCGCCGCAGCGGTGGCACAAGGCCCTCCAGAAGCTCGAATTCTGCGTTGTGCAGGATTGCTTCATGACGCCGACCGCCATGGCATTCGGCGATATCTTCCTGCCGCTGCCGACCTTTGCCGAGCATGACGGCGTCGTCATCACCCACTTCGGCCGTAACTCCGTGTTCCTCGGCGCCATCAACGAAGCGCTGCGCGTCGGCGACACCAAGTCCGACATCGAGGTCTGCATCGAGCTCGGCAAGAAGCTGCACCCGGATATGTGGCCGTTCGATGACGTGCCCGACTTCTTCACCAAGCAGATCCAGCCCGAACTGGGCATCAGCTTCGACGACCTGCGGGAACTGGGCGTATACCAGCCGGCATACACCTACCGCAAGTTCGAAACGGGCGGTCTCCGTTCCGACGGCGAGCCGGGCTTCAACACGGTTACCGGCATGGTGGAACTGACCTCGACCCTGTTCGAAGCATGGGGCGACGATGCACTCCCCTACTTCAAAGAGCCGCCCTACAGCCCGATCAGCACGCCGGAGCTGTTCAGCCAGTACCCGCTGGTGCTTACCACCGGCGCACGTAAATTCACCTCGTTCCACTCCGAGCACCGGCATGTCGCCACGCTGCGTGAGATCGATCCCGGCCCCATCGTCGAGATGCACCCGGATACCGCCAAGAACCTGGGCATCATCGAAGGCGATAGCGTCATGCTCGAGAACCCGTTCGGCAAATGCAAGATGAAGGCAAAGGTCACCCCGACCATCCATCCGAAGGTCGTTCACGCCACCCACGGCTGGTGGTTCCCTGAGAAAGAGGCCGAAGAGCCCAGTCTGTATGGTGTTTGGGAAGCCAACATCAACACCCTGGTGCCGCACAAACATATCGGGAAACTTGGTTTTGGCGCTCCGCTCAAACAGATGATCTGCAAGGCTTACCGGGTGGATTCTGATTACACCTTTAGCCTGTAG
- a CDS encoding 4Fe-4S dicluster domain-containing protein, which produces MSKRNGLLIDYQYCTGCHSCEVSCKNEHKIPRGQWGIKMTEVGPFQITADKWEWNYVAVPTQLCDLCADRVAEGKVPSCVLHCLGGCMEYGTVDELAKKMQEKGKKVALFAP; this is translated from the coding sequence ATGTCTAAGCGCAACGGATTGTTGATAGATTACCAATACTGCACAGGCTGCCACAGCTGTGAAGTTTCCTGCAAAAACGAGCACAAGATTCCGCGTGGCCAATGGGGCATCAAGATGACCGAGGTTGGCCCCTTCCAGATCACCGCCGATAAGTGGGAATGGAACTACGTCGCCGTTCCGACCCAGCTCTGCGACCTCTGCGCCGACCGGGTCGCCGAAGGCAAAGTGCCCTCGTGCGTTCTCCACTGCCTGGGCGGATGCATGGAATACGGCACGGTTGACGAACTTGCCAAGAAGATGCAGGAAAAAGGCAAAAAAGTCGCCCTCTTTGCGCCCTAA